The following are encoded in a window of Paenibacillus polymyxa genomic DNA:
- a CDS encoding S-layer homology domain-containing protein, giving the protein MLKLVNRNKWIASAMVLGIASGSIVSLPWVGGVQTAYAATADTQSETGFVTQARTLGLMTGGNQGDFMAQKNLTRAEAAKILCSLFQLEVNNQSQTSFMDVSSDAWGAPYIEAVRAAGYMTGNGELFRPGDAITKEELIVSLVRAMDLQDAGTANAQQNAVQVARSYGLLSEDASTTDLKNPLNRESGAEVFVSLLDHPVGEVKSEGNTVRIGNIPYQLEGSLQGLFGENNKAVLKGAKFDLNRNLHTLTGVNKLEINADGGVLDGKGVSFEGRLIVNGSVTLKNMSSTGVLEIKGTGTQPVSAILENTAWSGVELGSKDAKLTATGTTKIDNLTLKNDASIVTEGNAAISRVSLQQGLGKLLVSGSIGLLDASQYVGVPFITLAKGATINQLNLPEQKQPQDVIINYDAMKEAVSLVNGTTNSSSTGSVVTETESKDKKKHNSDIVNVDRSQLEAEVHAAKDLLDRTGEGGPDQALYPATAKESLSAAIHQATLVLNNTTATQAEVDQALSTLKQEVSVYTDSATEPVIGTQELVRLIQVASTTLEQNRMVSDEFPPLWDDSLSQAIQFGNNVLEGNAPQNIVDREVVSLRRVIEVYNASVKLRDAYLHFLDVTDRVENLNTDKARYKSLVREGLSVYVNPLTTTEQLDEWTQKIEATTESFLVLQTVDFSVLKNTLQEAQVIYDQSSAQNAELGNLIQEYTEKMHTAMTQLDVLNLNMELSQRLAEFTAPVPATTREKLQQLVHDVHLKLLSDPIARNYLNTEMLPLEQLTEQANFALMMPFTPEEQLVISYNQLSQAKGNYIEKYNEKRLQLRHEIIEMQASINGILVQNSGSLSAEAQQALSSASEHASIFLGLPSFELQDVVPVYEELQQVQSQYAAPIAVDTMFLNFNISIANNEVQTFGRHYTQQDNEELQGQINQASLVLNTPDITQLQVDQANTDLITALSNYQSKWIVTDLDINELKNIANNLLTVNGTDPTTVYFHRVVDAYNRLDQYYPMPEIKKNYMNLEDAIQEYKDFIASQQQSSGTGSSDSSGGATPPSDSSGTGSGDSSGGATPPSDSSGTGSGDSSGGATPPSDSSGIGSGDSSGGATPPSDNSGTGSSDSSGGATPPSDNSGTGSGDSSGGVIPPSDSSGDDSGSIPGGGNDEGMIP; this is encoded by the coding sequence ATGTTGAAACTTGTAAATCGAAATAAATGGATTGCATCTGCGATGGTATTGGGTATTGCTTCAGGTTCAATCGTATCTCTGCCTTGGGTGGGCGGCGTCCAGACTGCTTATGCAGCGACAGCAGATACGCAAAGCGAAACTGGATTTGTAACACAAGCTCGCACCTTGGGTTTGATGACAGGCGGTAATCAGGGCGATTTTATGGCACAAAAAAATTTGACCCGTGCAGAAGCGGCTAAAATTCTGTGCAGTCTGTTCCAGTTGGAAGTTAACAACCAGTCGCAGACTTCTTTTATGGATGTATCGTCCGATGCATGGGGCGCTCCCTATATTGAGGCTGTACGTGCAGCCGGGTATATGACAGGTAACGGGGAGCTGTTCCGTCCGGGGGATGCCATTACCAAGGAAGAACTGATCGTATCGCTAGTACGTGCAATGGACTTACAGGATGCCGGCACAGCGAATGCACAGCAAAATGCAGTTCAAGTTGCCCGCTCTTATGGTCTGTTATCAGAGGATGCTTCTACAACGGATTTGAAAAATCCATTGAACCGGGAGAGTGGTGCGGAAGTATTCGTCAGCCTGCTGGATCATCCGGTAGGAGAAGTGAAATCAGAGGGGAATACCGTTCGAATCGGAAATATCCCGTACCAGTTGGAAGGATCTTTGCAAGGTTTGTTTGGTGAAAATAACAAAGCTGTATTAAAAGGGGCAAAATTCGACCTTAACCGTAATTTGCATACACTGACAGGTGTGAATAAGCTGGAAATTAACGCAGACGGTGGCGTTCTTGACGGCAAGGGCGTGTCTTTTGAGGGGCGCCTGATCGTTAATGGCTCGGTAACCTTGAAGAACATGTCCTCTACAGGGGTATTGGAAATCAAAGGCACAGGGACCCAGCCTGTATCGGCCATTTTGGAAAATACGGCATGGTCTGGTGTGGAGCTTGGCTCCAAGGATGCCAAGCTGACAGCAACCGGGACGACGAAGATCGACAACCTGACGCTGAAAAATGATGCATCGATCGTGACCGAGGGAAATGCCGCGATTAGCCGCGTTTCGTTGCAACAGGGACTGGGCAAGCTGTTGGTTAGCGGCAGTATTGGTTTGCTGGATGCATCACAATATGTGGGCGTTCCTTTTATTACGCTGGCTAAGGGAGCTACAATCAACCAGCTTAACCTGCCGGAACAAAAACAGCCGCAGGATGTTATCATTAACTATGATGCGATGAAAGAAGCTGTTAGTCTCGTGAATGGCACGACGAACTCGTCCTCTACTGGATCAGTTGTCACGGAAACAGAGAGCAAAGATAAGAAAAAACACAACAGTGATATTGTCAACGTAGACCGCAGTCAGCTGGAGGCAGAAGTCCATGCAGCCAAAGATCTGCTGGATCGTACAGGTGAGGGTGGACCGGATCAGGCACTCTACCCGGCTACGGCGAAGGAAAGCCTGTCGGCAGCAATCCATCAGGCTACGCTGGTACTCAACAATACTACAGCTACACAGGCAGAGGTAGATCAAGCGCTCAGCACATTGAAACAGGAAGTTTCTGTGTACACAGATTCAGCCACAGAACCGGTGATTGGAACACAGGAATTAGTTAGACTGATTCAGGTAGCTTCGACTACCCTTGAGCAAAATCGAATGGTTAGCGACGAATTCCCACCTCTTTGGGATGATTCATTAAGTCAAGCAATTCAATTTGGCAATAATGTGTTAGAAGGGAATGCGCCCCAAAATATAGTGGATCGGGAAGTAGTAAGCCTGCGTCGAGTAATTGAAGTCTACAATGCATCAGTAAAACTGAGAGATGCCTATCTGCATTTTCTCGATGTAACGGATCGTGTGGAGAATTTGAACACAGATAAAGCGCGTTATAAGTCCTTAGTGAGGGAAGGATTAAGCGTATATGTGAATCCATTAACTACAACGGAGCAGTTGGACGAATGGACACAAAAAATAGAAGCTACCACAGAATCATTCTTGGTACTGCAAACAGTGGACTTCTCAGTGCTTAAAAATACTTTACAAGAAGCGCAGGTTATCTACGATCAGAGTAGCGCTCAAAATGCCGAACTGGGCAACCTCATTCAGGAATATACAGAGAAGATGCACACCGCTATGACGCAGCTGGATGTATTGAACTTGAACATGGAGCTGAGTCAAAGGCTTGCGGAATTCACTGCACCAGTGCCTGCTACAACTCGGGAAAAACTGCAACAGCTGGTTCATGACGTTCATCTAAAACTGCTGTCTGACCCTATCGCTCGTAATTATTTGAATACGGAAATGCTCCCTTTAGAGCAACTAACAGAACAAGCCAACTTTGCACTCATGATGCCGTTTACTCCTGAGGAGCAATTGGTGATCTCTTATAATCAATTAAGTCAGGCTAAAGGGAACTATATTGAAAAATATAACGAGAAAAGACTACAATTAAGACACGAAATCATTGAAATGCAGGCATCGATCAATGGAATTTTGGTGCAAAATTCAGGCTCATTAAGCGCTGAAGCCCAGCAAGCCTTGTCTTCTGCTTCAGAGCATGCCTCCATCTTCTTAGGTTTGCCTAGCTTTGAATTGCAAGACGTGGTTCCTGTATACGAGGAGTTGCAACAGGTACAGAGCCAGTATGCTGCACCCATAGCAGTGGATACCATGTTCTTAAATTTCAACATAAGTATAGCTAATAATGAAGTTCAGACGTTCGGCCGTCATTATACCCAACAAGATAACGAAGAACTTCAAGGGCAAATTAATCAGGCAAGCCTTGTGCTTAATACTCCGGATATTACACAGCTTCAGGTAGATCAGGCTAACACAGATTTGATTACAGCACTTTCGAACTACCAATCCAAATGGATCGTAACTGATCTTGATATCAATGAGCTCAAGAACATTGCGAACAATCTGCTTACAGTAAATGGTACAGATCCTACGACGGTCTACTTTCACAGAGTAGTGGATGCATACAATCGTCTGGACCAGTATTATCCTATGCCGGAAATCAAGAAAAATTATATGAATCTGGAAGATGCGATTCAGGAGTATAAAGATTTTATAGCCAGCCAGCAACAAAGCAGCGGAACAGGAAGCAGTGACAGCAGCGGTGGAGCAACACCACCAAGCGATAGCAGCGGAACAGGAAGCGGCGACAGCAGCGGAGGAGCAACGCCGCCAAGCGATAGCAGCGGAACAGGAAGCGGCGACAGCAGCGGTGGAGCAACACCACCGAGCGATAGCAGCGGAATAGGAAGCGGCGACAGCAGCGGTGGAGCAACACCACCAAGCGACAACAGCGGAACAGGAAGCAGCGATAGCAGCGGTGGAGCAACGCCGCCAAGCGACAACAGCGGAACAGGAAGCGGCGACAGCAGTGGAGGAGTAATACCACCAAGCGATAGCAGCGGAGACGATTCAGGCTCGATTCCTGGCGGTGGCAATGATGAAGGCATGATTCCTTAA
- a CDS encoding response regulator, producing the protein MKAILIDDERSALTYLERLLEADGRLTVMGKYTSAQAGLDHLAAERADIVFIDIGMPEMNGLEAAEWIQQLDSHIHIVFVTAYSEYAIEAFELQALDYLLKPVHARRLSKTLDRIAATLADPRSSSLGASAEQSPKVRCFQKLEILEDGQEAVGAKPFKWRTLKSQELFSFLLHHEGEWVSKEQLLDALWPEYHLDKAVVHLHTSIYQIRKALKERMQDTKLEYNLDRYRLNRNGWITDVELFERGISEWAASGSGGKPRIESLLALYRGNYLEEHDYPWAYAKREKLRNMYLACASELAREELRSGRTRQSVQRLLSLQQREPYSDDICSLLLTAYAQLGDYTAAQKHYESFIRILEDELGIEPQQVTHQLYVQLKTQTLPA; encoded by the coding sequence ATGAAGGCGATTTTGATTGATGATGAGAGGTCGGCATTAACCTACTTGGAACGGTTGCTGGAGGCGGACGGACGGTTAACGGTAATGGGCAAATATACGTCTGCACAAGCGGGGCTGGATCATCTGGCGGCAGAACGTGCGGATATTGTTTTTATAGATATCGGAATGCCAGAGATGAATGGTCTAGAGGCCGCCGAGTGGATTCAACAGCTGGATTCCCATATTCATATCGTCTTTGTGACCGCGTACTCGGAATATGCTATTGAAGCGTTCGAGCTGCAAGCACTGGATTACTTGTTAAAGCCCGTTCATGCCCGGCGGCTATCCAAAACGTTAGATCGGATTGCAGCCACGCTGGCTGATCCCCGTTCTTCTAGTTTGGGAGCTTCAGCAGAGCAATCCCCCAAGGTACGTTGTTTTCAAAAACTTGAAATTTTGGAGGATGGACAGGAAGCTGTAGGTGCGAAACCATTCAAATGGCGCACATTAAAGTCGCAGGAGCTATTTTCCTTTTTATTACACCATGAAGGGGAATGGGTGAGCAAAGAACAACTGCTGGATGCGCTGTGGCCTGAATATCATTTGGACAAGGCTGTTGTTCACCTGCACACGTCCATTTACCAAATCCGCAAGGCGTTGAAAGAACGGATGCAAGATACGAAGCTGGAATATAATCTGGATCGCTACCGCTTGAACCGCAATGGCTGGATTACAGATGTGGAGCTATTCGAGCGGGGAATATCCGAATGGGCTGCATCCGGTAGCGGCGGTAAGCCGCGTATTGAGAGCCTGTTGGCACTATACCGTGGCAACTATCTGGAGGAGCACGATTACCCGTGGGCATATGCAAAAAGGGAGAAGCTGCGCAATATGTATCTGGCATGTGCTTCTGAGCTGGCGAGAGAAGAGCTTCGCTCAGGTCGTACCCGGCAGTCTGTTCAGCGCTTACTCAGCCTACAGCAACGGGAGCCGTACTCAGACGATATCTGCAGTCTGCTGCTGACAGCCTACGCCCAACTGGGCGATTATACCGCTGCGCAAAAGCATTATGAAAGCTTCATCAGAATACTGGAAGATGAGTTGGGTATTGAGCCGCAGCAGGTGACGCACCAGTTGTACGTGCAATTGAAAACACAGACGCTACCTGCGTAA
- a CDS encoding aldo/keto reductase translates to MDYVKLGNTGLDVSRLCLGCMGFGVAERWIHPWILDEERSRPIIKNALELGINFFDTANVYSDGTSEEIVGRALKDYANRDEIVLATKVHFRMHQGPNGAGLSRKAIMSEIDKSLKRLGTDYVDLYQIHRWDYNTPIEETMEALHDVVKAGKARYIGASAMYAWQFLKALHVAEKNGWTRFVSMQNHLNLLYREEEREMLPLCKEEKIGVIPYSPLAGGRLTRGAQETTHRSETDQVAKSKYDATADTDRLIVEQVAAIAEKRGVPRVQIALAWLLQKEPVTAPIIGATKTSHLEDAVAALSITLTPEEIALLEEPYVPHPVVGAQ, encoded by the coding sequence ATGGACTATGTGAAACTTGGAAATACCGGCTTGGATGTATCCCGGCTTTGTCTTGGGTGTATGGGCTTTGGGGTTGCAGAACGGTGGATTCACCCATGGATACTAGATGAAGAGCGCAGTCGTCCCATTATAAAAAATGCCCTGGAGCTAGGTATTAATTTTTTCGATACCGCGAATGTATATTCAGATGGAACTAGCGAAGAAATTGTTGGACGGGCTTTAAAGGATTATGCGAATCGAGATGAAATTGTCCTCGCGACAAAGGTTCATTTCCGTATGCATCAAGGCCCGAATGGTGCGGGACTTTCCCGAAAGGCTATCATGAGTGAAATAGATAAGAGCCTTAAGCGACTGGGGACAGATTATGTGGATCTGTACCAAATCCATCGCTGGGATTACAATACCCCTATTGAAGAGACGATGGAAGCATTACATGATGTTGTGAAGGCCGGGAAGGCAAGATATATTGGTGCTTCTGCTATGTACGCATGGCAGTTTCTAAAGGCGTTACATGTCGCTGAAAAGAATGGATGGACCCGATTTGTATCAATGCAGAATCATTTAAATCTCTTATATCGTGAAGAGGAGAGAGAGATGCTGCCGCTTTGTAAGGAAGAAAAAATCGGTGTGATTCCATACAGCCCGCTTGCAGGTGGAAGATTGACGCGTGGTGCGCAGGAAACAACACACCGTTCCGAAACCGATCAGGTTGCGAAATCTAAATACGATGCGACTGCCGATACCGATCGATTGATCGTGGAGCAGGTTGCGGCCATCGCAGAAAAACGTGGAGTTCCCCGCGTTCAAATCGCACTTGCCTGGTTGCTACAGAAAGAACCGGTAACAGCTCCGATTATCGGTGCTACGAAAACGTCTCATCTTGAAGATGCAGTA
- a CDS encoding ATP-binding protein, whose amino-acid sequence MKKQGVLFFIILLLAVALPVYPLVSGVLSGNSHWKAHNGVIDLRNWDPEKEGPIQLGGEWKFYPNQLVQPSSFHEMQQDKDWENHQSSSELRLETSSSAKIVDVPGKWNQWMPKGQATGYGTYHIRVLLPEKAENLYGIYMQNIRSASQVWIDGENVGASGIPSVSADKGKQGNVPYVGFAAIDGHSADITVHVANYSYSSGGIIYPLLFGDYESITHSREVAMAEDTILIAGFFIPTVFFIMLYLLRKKEKALLYLGCFCIAALFYILTHGEKLLAWGIPDLPYEWILKIQSFSSTLFYYFLIHYVHLSTQIVMNRLVLRLYNITTALMLGMGLFLPTLVLSSFEAFILLFGVVSVGYVLLILIRGLLQRTDDAALLVISIMSILMIVVTNFVYILGWGDVRGVTAYEMLIFVLAQTLLLAKRFVHSFMEVENLSRRLLTLDGLKDEFLANTSHELRTPLHGVINIAQSMLDRYGTQFNEPQKHNLVLIANIGRRLSYLINDILDFSNLKNGRLALNRRPVNVQAAVKSVLEVLGHTVGKKKIQFVKELPNSLPKVDADEDRLIQILYNLLGNAVKFTEEGEIVISAKAGNREMEISVKDTGSGIAQEHLSHIFEPFNRGANAEDEGYSGTGLGLGIVRRLVELHGGHIRVESRLGKGSTFYFTLPLAQTGTLAHEAQKDVSSAVILQPGVTSGRNVIPQEEDALEQVQTVPYKVLAVDDDAVNLRVLEELLYTTGCSVVAVDHAEEALHMLNGRSRFDLVITDWMMPEMSGIELCRRIRERYSLSELPVLLLTARDLPRDIRAGFMAGANDFLRKPVDAEELKARVRTLLNMRHSAEEAVRSEMAFLQAQIKPHFLYNALNVIVSTVAVDPDKAAELLMELSQYLRGSFDFQNRENTVPLSKELELVESYVALEKARFEERLQVTVEVGRNIRSLIPPLSIQPIVENAIRHGVMQRATGGTVRVVVQEDGTDFVVSVTDDGVGIPSERLEQLLSEDHVSSSVGLRNIHRRLIHMYGEGLRIESNPMQGTTVSFRVPETISPRNTDE is encoded by the coding sequence ATGAAAAAACAGGGGGTTTTATTTTTTATTATACTTCTGCTTGCGGTTGCGTTGCCGGTGTATCCGTTAGTGTCAGGTGTTTTATCTGGAAACAGTCATTGGAAAGCACACAACGGTGTTATTGATTTGCGTAATTGGGACCCTGAAAAGGAAGGCCCTATACAGCTGGGAGGGGAGTGGAAATTTTACCCCAATCAGCTTGTGCAACCTTCATCCTTTCATGAAATGCAACAAGATAAGGATTGGGAAAATCATCAGAGTTCTTCAGAGTTGAGGCTGGAAACGAGTTCTTCTGCCAAGATTGTGGATGTGCCTGGTAAATGGAATCAGTGGATGCCTAAGGGACAGGCGACCGGATATGGAACCTATCATATCCGTGTGCTGTTGCCTGAAAAAGCGGAAAATCTGTACGGCATCTATATGCAAAACATTCGCAGCGCCAGTCAAGTATGGATTGACGGAGAAAACGTGGGAGCAAGTGGTATTCCCTCTGTTTCTGCCGACAAGGGCAAGCAGGGCAATGTTCCCTATGTTGGATTTGCAGCGATAGATGGACATTCGGCTGATATTACCGTGCATGTGGCTAATTATAGCTACTCCTCCGGTGGAATCATTTATCCACTGTTATTTGGGGATTACGAGAGTATTACGCATAGCCGGGAAGTTGCAATGGCAGAGGACACCATACTGATAGCAGGATTTTTTATTCCTACCGTATTTTTTATCATGCTATACCTTTTACGTAAAAAGGAGAAGGCATTGCTTTACTTAGGATGCTTTTGTATCGCGGCTTTATTTTATATTCTGACACATGGAGAAAAGCTGCTGGCTTGGGGAATACCGGACTTACCTTATGAATGGATACTGAAAATACAGTCGTTCTCGTCAACCCTGTTCTACTATTTTCTGATCCACTATGTTCATCTTTCGACGCAGATTGTTATGAATCGGCTCGTGCTGCGCCTCTATAATATTACAACCGCACTGATGCTGGGTATGGGGCTATTTCTGCCTACATTGGTACTCTCATCCTTTGAAGCATTTATTCTTCTTTTTGGTGTAGTCAGTGTGGGATATGTATTACTGATCTTGATTCGTGGGCTTCTTCAACGGACGGATGACGCTGCACTGCTAGTCATTAGTATTATGAGCATTCTTATGATTGTAGTGACTAATTTTGTGTATATTCTGGGCTGGGGAGATGTGCGTGGGGTGACAGCCTATGAAATGCTCATATTCGTATTGGCTCAAACGCTCCTGCTGGCCAAACGTTTTGTACATTCGTTTATGGAGGTTGAGAACCTGTCACGACGGTTGCTAACACTGGATGGGTTAAAAGATGAATTTCTGGCCAATACGTCACATGAACTGCGCACTCCTCTGCATGGAGTAATTAATATCGCTCAATCCATGCTAGACCGCTACGGGACACAATTCAATGAGCCGCAAAAGCACAACTTGGTCTTGATTGCGAATATAGGACGCAGACTTTCGTATTTAATTAACGATATTCTGGATTTTTCTAATTTGAAAAATGGCAGATTAGCCTTAAATCGTCGGCCTGTCAATGTACAGGCAGCTGTGAAGTCCGTGTTGGAGGTATTGGGTCATACAGTGGGTAAGAAAAAGATTCAATTTGTCAAAGAATTGCCCAATTCGTTGCCCAAGGTAGATGCGGATGAGGATCGGCTGATTCAGATTTTGTACAATTTGTTGGGGAATGCGGTGAAATTTACGGAGGAAGGCGAAATCGTTATCTCTGCCAAAGCGGGGAACCGTGAAATGGAAATCAGTGTGAAGGATACCGGGTCCGGTATTGCCCAGGAGCATCTTTCGCATATATTTGAACCCTTTAACCGAGGGGCGAATGCTGAGGATGAAGGATACAGTGGAACAGGGCTTGGATTAGGCATAGTCCGTCGTCTGGTGGAGCTGCATGGTGGTCATATCCGGGTAGAATCTAGATTGGGCAAGGGTTCGACCTTTTATTTTACACTGCCCTTAGCGCAGACTGGAACGTTGGCACATGAAGCTCAAAAAGATGTTTCGTCTGCGGTTATATTGCAGCCTGGTGTGACGTCGGGTCGGAATGTGATTCCGCAGGAAGAAGATGCACTGGAGCAAGTTCAGACTGTTCCTTACAAAGTGCTGGCTGTAGATGATGATGCGGTTAATCTTCGGGTGCTGGAGGAGCTATTATATACCACAGGTTGTAGCGTGGTGGCGGTGGATCATGCCGAGGAGGCACTTCACATGCTGAATGGCCGTTCCCGATTTGACCTAGTCATTACGGATTGGATGATGCCGGAAATGTCCGGTATTGAGCTGTGCCGACGGATACGGGAACGGTATTCCCTGTCCGAGCTACCGGTGTTGCTGCTGACGGCACGCGACCTGCCCAGGGATATCCGCGCAGGTTTTATGGCGGGAGCTAATGATTTTCTGCGTAAGCCTGTTGATGCTGAGGAATTAAAGGCGCGTGTGCGTACGCTGTTGAACATGCGTCATTCGGCGGAGGAAGCGGTGCGTTCGGAAATGGCCTTTTTACAGGCACAAATCAAGCCGCATTTTCTGTACAATGCCTTGAATGTCATTGTTTCGACTGTAGCCGTAGACCCGGACAAAGCAGCGGAGCTACTCATGGAGCTGAGTCAGTATTTGCGGGGCAGTTTTGATTTTCAGAACAGGGAGAATACGGTGCCATTATCCAAGGAGTTGGAATTGGTAGAATCGTATGTGGCACTGGAAAAAGCACGATTTGAAGAACGTTTGCAGGTGACCGTAGAGGTAGGAAGGAACATCCGGTCGCTCATCCCGCCATTAAGCATTCAGCCCATCGTGGAAAATGCGATACGGCATGGTGTGATGCAACGGGCAACAGGTGGAACCGTGCGAGTGGTTGTGCAGGAGGATGGAACCGATTTTGTGGTCAGCGTGACCGATGACGGCGTAGGGATTCCGTCCGAGCGACTGGAACAGCTGCTGTCGGAGGATCATGTATCTTCCAGCGTGGGACTGCGTAATATCCATCGCCGTCTTATCCATATGTATGGAGAAGGATTGCGAATTGAAAGTAATCCTATGCAAGGGACGACGGTAAGCTTCCGTGTGCCGGAAACGATCTCGCCCCGGAATACCGATGAATAA
- a CDS encoding alpha-glycosidase, which yields MLLEAIYHHPKRNWAFGYNDETIFLRLRAKKNDLNTVHALTGDKYDWDRTRQLVPMSKFATDGRFDYYECSIKPTHRRLKYGFLLEDGEERIWMDEDDFTTQEPQNADKLFQYPFLNPIDILKPPAWVKDAVFYQIFPERFANGDPSISPEGAETWGGTPQRDNFFGGDLQGILDHLDHLNELGINAIYMTPVFKATTNHKYDTEDYMEVDPHFGDKKTLKKLVDACHDRGIRVLLDAVFNHSGRTFKPFVDVQEKGEASPYKDWFHVHSFPLKVVDGIPTYDTFGLEPMMPKLNTEHPEVKRYLLDVAKHWIEEIGIDGWRLDVADEVDHAFWREFRTTVKQANPDAYILGEMWNESSEWLQGDQFDATMNYPFTYAVNDFFVKKVTDAQSFAFAIGRQLARYPQQASEVAFNLLDSHDTPRLLTLCGDDKRLMRLAALFQFTYMGAPCIYYGDEIGLDGDADPGCRKCMEWDTDKQDRELFDFYRELIALRKGHPVLRDQGSITFLEAQPEGTSLAYERRSEEEVLLVLLNRSDEDHVFELDIPEQEWQLAFGESQWSVREKGLLAKLPPYGYAVLKAAPAQSVKPA from the coding sequence ATGCTGCTGGAAGCGATATACCATCACCCGAAACGTAATTGGGCTTTTGGTTATAATGATGAAACGATATTTCTACGTCTACGTGCGAAGAAAAATGACCTGAATACCGTTCATGCTCTCACCGGAGATAAATACGATTGGGACCGTACCCGACAGCTTGTCCCGATGTCCAAATTCGCTACCGATGGCAGGTTTGATTATTATGAATGCAGCATAAAACCTACTCACCGTCGACTGAAATATGGATTTTTGCTAGAAGACGGTGAGGAACGTATTTGGATGGACGAGGACGACTTCACCACCCAGGAACCCCAAAATGCAGATAAACTGTTCCAATATCCGTTTTTGAACCCGATTGATATTCTGAAGCCACCTGCATGGGTGAAGGATGCTGTATTTTATCAGATTTTCCCGGAACGTTTTGCGAACGGTGACCCCTCTATCAGCCCAGAAGGTGCAGAGACATGGGGCGGAACACCACAAAGAGACAATTTTTTTGGTGGTGATCTTCAGGGGATTCTGGATCACCTGGATCACCTGAACGAGCTAGGGATTAACGCCATATATATGACTCCTGTGTTCAAGGCGACGACCAATCATAAATATGATACAGAGGATTATATGGAGGTGGACCCGCATTTTGGGGACAAAAAGACATTAAAAAAACTGGTCGATGCCTGCCACGACCGAGGAATTCGGGTGCTGCTTGATGCGGTGTTCAACCATTCAGGGCGTACGTTTAAACCGTTCGTTGACGTGCAAGAAAAAGGCGAAGCCTCGCCTTATAAGGACTGGTTCCATGTACATAGCTTTCCCCTGAAAGTGGTGGATGGCATACCGACGTACGATACATTCGGGCTGGAACCGATGATGCCCAAGCTGAACACCGAACATCCTGAGGTGAAAAGGTACCTGCTGGATGTGGCAAAGCACTGGATCGAAGAAATCGGCATCGATGGTTGGCGGTTGGATGTGGCAGACGAGGTAGATCACGCCTTTTGGCGGGAATTCCGCACTACGGTCAAGCAGGCCAATCCAGATGCGTACATTTTGGGTGAAATGTGGAATGAATCATCTGAATGGCTTCAGGGGGACCAATTCGATGCAACGATGAATTATCCGTTCACCTACGCGGTAAATGATTTTTTCGTCAAAAAAGTGACTGATGCTCAAAGCTTTGCCTTCGCCATCGGACGACAGCTGGCCCGCTATCCACAGCAAGCATCCGAGGTTGCCTTCAATCTGCTGGATAGCCACGACACACCGCGCCTGCTGACACTGTGCGGGGATGACAAGCGGCTGATGCGACTGGCCGCCCTGTTCCAGTTTACGTACATGGGCGCACCCTGCATCTATTACGGCGATGAGATCGGCCTGGATGGAGATGCCGATCCAGGCTGCCGCAAGTGTATGGAGTGGGACACCGACAAACAGGACCGCGAGCTGTTCGACTTTTACCGCGAGCTGATTGCGCTTCGTAAGGGGCACCCGGTCCTCCGTGATCAGGGAAGCATCACCTTTTTGGAGGCACAGCCAGAGGGCACTTCACTTGCCTACGAGCGCCGCAGCGAGGAAGAGGTGCTGCTCGTGCTGCTCAACCGTTCCGATGAGGATCACGTTTTTGAACTGGACATTCCTGAGCAGGAATGGCAATTAGCCTTTGGCGAAAGCCAGTGGTCCGTTAGAGAGAAGGGGCTGCTTGCCAAGCTTCCACCCTACGGATACGCTGTACTGAAGGCAGCGCCTGCTCAGTCAGTAAAACCTGCTTAA